The following are from one region of the Acidobacteriota bacterium genome:
- a CDS encoding outer membrane beta-barrel protein — translation MKGPWSAIILVAVLATIASAQTSSNVPTPATEAQDQQSGDLAQQVRQLRDIVRELQAKIARMDGEQAKSAGLPAEATTGFLNSATAPAAQVQASGEALLSSPQASAPAISPSKPAEPFAFADWTWMNGNARTKESPLDTKFFTAEVRADVGYVYDFNHPKDDTIGGSSEVFRSNEIHITQLGVGGDFHYDNVRARLMTQFGLYSETTPRNDASPSRGQWNLDGAYRYLSEAYGGYHFNAMHGVNVDAGIFMSYIGLFSYYNFDNWAYQPSYVSSNTPWFFNGLRVQIFPTEKLKIEPWFINGWQSYGRFNGRSGLGGQINWRPNGSISIISNNYGIGADTLGNPNRTRYHTDNSIEVKYYDRPGQFLDKAAFTLTGDAGCESGGGVSCTGSRNAPKQSFLGYMVYNRFWFQHDRYGLTLGGGQINNPGRYLVLLPPINGATAASGTPYFTQNPGDLYKAWDASATFDYMPSQYITFRWEFDHRAANVPYFTGEGGITPAGGNSGPPGSVVEGFTPDLRKTENRINLALMVKF, via the coding sequence ATGAAAGGACCATGGAGCGCAATCATTCTGGTAGCGGTACTCGCGACGATTGCTTCCGCGCAAACCAGTTCGAATGTCCCGACTCCGGCAACTGAAGCGCAAGATCAACAAAGCGGAGACCTGGCCCAACAAGTTCGGCAACTCCGCGACATTGTTCGCGAGTTGCAGGCGAAGATTGCGCGCATGGATGGCGAACAGGCAAAGTCCGCAGGGCTGCCGGCCGAGGCCACAACAGGATTCTTGAACTCAGCGACGGCGCCCGCTGCTCAGGTTCAAGCCTCCGGCGAAGCGCTCCTGTCTTCCCCGCAAGCGAGTGCGCCAGCGATATCTCCCTCCAAGCCAGCCGAGCCGTTCGCCTTCGCGGATTGGACCTGGATGAATGGAAATGCCCGCACCAAGGAGTCGCCACTCGACACGAAATTCTTCACTGCGGAAGTTCGGGCCGACGTTGGATACGTCTACGATTTCAATCATCCCAAGGACGACACGATTGGCGGGTCGAGCGAAGTGTTCCGCTCCAACGAAATTCACATCACCCAACTTGGTGTCGGCGGCGACTTCCACTACGACAACGTTCGCGCCCGCCTCATGACGCAGTTCGGTCTCTATTCTGAAACGACCCCGCGCAACGATGCCAGTCCCTCGCGTGGACAGTGGAACCTTGACGGCGCGTATCGCTACCTTTCTGAGGCTTACGGCGGCTATCACTTCAACGCCATGCACGGCGTGAACGTGGATGCCGGAATCTTCATGTCCTACATCGGACTATTCAGTTACTACAATTTCGACAACTGGGCCTACCAGCCGTCCTATGTTTCTTCGAACACGCCCTGGTTCTTCAACGGCCTGCGCGTGCAAATCTTCCCCACCGAAAAACTCAAGATCGAACCGTGGTTCATCAATGGATGGCAGTCCTACGGCCGCTTCAACGGACGGTCTGGCTTGGGCGGACAAATCAATTGGCGGCCGAATGGTTCCATCTCGATCATCTCGAACAACTATGGAATTGGCGCGGACACATTGGGAAATCCCAACCGCACGCGCTATCACACCGACAACAGCATCGAGGTGAAGTACTACGATCGGCCTGGACAGTTTCTCGATAAGGCCGCATTCACACTCACGGGAGATGCGGGTTGCGAATCCGGTGGTGGCGTCAGTTGCACGGGAAGCCGGAACGCCCCGAAGCAGAGTTTTCTCGGCTACATGGTCTACAACCGTTTCTGGTTTCAGCACGACCGTTACGGCCTGACGCTGGGCGGCGGACAGATTAACAACCCCGGACGCTACCTCGTTCTGTTACCACCCATCAACGGAGCGACGGCCGCGTCGGGAACGCCTTACTTTACGCAGAATCCAGGCGACCTCTACAAGGCATGGGACGCTTCAGCGACTTTTGACTACATGCCGAGCCAGTACATCACGTTCCGCTGGGAGTTCGATCACCGCGCTGCCAATGTTCCCTACTTCACGGGAGAAGGCGGGATCACGCCAGCCGGCGGCAACAGCGGCCCTCCGGGCTCAGTGGTGGAAGGATTCACTCCCGACCTGCGCAAGACTGAGAACCGGATCAACCTCGCTCTAATGGTGAAGTTCTAG
- the kdpB gene encoding potassium-transporting ATPase subunit KdpB produces the protein MAEKKSKSLWDVKIVRRAAWDSLVKLDPRKMMANPVMFVVEVGSVVTSGLLLRDLLHHEGAFGFNLQITLWLWFTVLFANFAEAMAEGRGKAQADTLRKARSETIANRLLPGGKSEKVPSCDLRAGDLVLASAGDFIPGDGEIVEGVASVDESAITGESAPVIREAGGDRSAVTGGTRVLSDWIQIKITSNPGETFLDRMIALVEGASRQKTPNEIALNILLAGLTIIFLLAVITLQPFAMYSGAPQTVFVLVSLLVCLIPTTIGGLLSAIGIAGMDRLVQHNVLAMSGRAVEAAGDVNTLLLDKTGTITLGNRQAAEFIAAPGITAAQMADAAQLSSLADETPEGRSIVILAKEKYSLRGRNLAAQEAQFVPFTAQTRMSGVNLDGREIRKGAVDAITRYLQQNGTVMPKEVQAAVETIARSGGTPLIVTENRRALGVIYLKDIVKGGMKERFDQLRAMGIKTVMITGDNPLTAAAIAREAGVDDFLAEATPKDKMDLIRREQGEGKLVAMTGDGTNDAPALAQADVGVAMNTGTQAAKEAGNMVDLDSNPTKLIEIVEIGKQLLMTRGALTTFSISNDVAKYFAIIPAMFAGTFPVLNALNIMQLKTPQSAILSAVIFNALIIIALIPLALRGVKYRATGAAALLRNNLLIYGVGGIVVPFIGIKLIDMIITRIGMA, from the coding sequence ATGGCCGAAAAGAAAAGTAAGTCGTTGTGGGATGTGAAGATCGTGCGCCGGGCAGCGTGGGACTCGCTGGTGAAACTTGACCCGCGCAAGATGATGGCGAATCCCGTCATGTTTGTGGTGGAAGTGGGGAGCGTCGTCACGAGTGGGTTATTGCTCCGGGATCTGCTGCATCATGAGGGAGCGTTTGGGTTCAATCTGCAAATCACACTCTGGCTGTGGTTCACCGTGCTGTTCGCGAACTTTGCGGAAGCAATGGCCGAAGGACGCGGCAAAGCGCAAGCGGACACGCTGCGCAAAGCGCGCTCGGAAACCATCGCGAACCGCCTCCTGCCTGGTGGCAAGAGTGAAAAAGTACCAAGCTGTGACCTGCGCGCTGGGGATCTGGTGCTCGCGTCGGCGGGCGATTTCATTCCCGGCGATGGCGAAATCGTTGAAGGTGTCGCGTCTGTGGACGAGTCTGCCATCACGGGAGAATCGGCACCTGTCATTCGCGAAGCCGGAGGTGATCGTTCCGCTGTGACCGGAGGCACTCGCGTACTCTCCGATTGGATCCAGATCAAAATCACGTCGAATCCCGGCGAGACATTTCTGGACCGCATGATCGCGCTGGTCGAGGGCGCTTCCCGACAGAAGACTCCGAATGAAATCGCCTTGAACATTCTGCTGGCGGGCCTGACGATTATCTTTCTGCTCGCGGTCATCACCCTGCAGCCGTTCGCCATGTATTCCGGCGCACCGCAGACGGTGTTCGTACTCGTTTCCCTTCTCGTGTGCTTGATTCCCACGACGATTGGCGGACTTTTGTCGGCCATCGGCATCGCAGGCATGGACCGCCTGGTCCAGCACAATGTGCTCGCGATGTCCGGCCGCGCGGTAGAAGCGGCGGGAGACGTGAATACGCTGCTACTCGATAAGACCGGAACGATCACGCTTGGTAACCGGCAGGCGGCAGAATTTATCGCCGCGCCAGGCATCACGGCCGCCCAGATGGCCGATGCTGCGCAGCTTTCGTCGCTCGCGGATGAAACGCCAGAAGGGCGATCCATCGTGATCCTAGCAAAAGAGAAATACAGCTTGCGGGGACGGAATCTCGCCGCGCAAGAAGCGCAGTTCGTTCCGTTTACGGCGCAGACCAGAATGTCCGGCGTGAACCTCGATGGCCGGGAGATTCGCAAGGGTGCGGTGGATGCGATCACCAGGTACTTGCAGCAGAACGGTACGGTCATGCCGAAGGAGGTGCAAGCAGCAGTCGAAACGATTGCGCGCTCCGGCGGCACTCCACTGATTGTGACCGAGAACCGGCGTGCCTTGGGAGTGATTTATCTAAAAGACATTGTCAAAGGTGGCATGAAGGAACGTTTCGACCAGTTGCGCGCCATGGGGATCAAGACCGTCATGATCACGGGTGACAATCCCCTGACAGCCGCGGCGATTGCGCGGGAAGCGGGCGTGGATGACTTCCTGGCGGAAGCAACTCCGAAAGACAAGATGGATCTGATTCGTCGCGAACAAGGAGAAGGCAAACTCGTCGCGATGACCGGAGACGGCACCAACGATGCTCCCGCACTCGCGCAGGCCGACGTGGGAGTGGCCATGAACACGGGCACGCAAGCGGCGAAAGAAGCGGGCAACATGGTCGATCTCGATTCGAATCCAACCAAGCTCATCGAGATCGTGGAAATCGGCAAGCAGTTGCTGATGACGCGCGGTGCGCTCACTACCTTTTCCATTTCCAACGACGTCGCGAAATATTTTGCGATTATCCCGGCAATGTTCGCCGGTACTTTCCCGGTGTTGAACGCCCTGAACATCATGCAGCTCAAGACACCGCAGTCGGCGATTCTGTCCGCCGTGATCTTCAACGCGCTCATCATCATTGCTTTGATTCCATTGGCGCTCCGGGGCGTGAAGTATCGTGCGACCGGCGCAGCTGCACTCCTGCGAAATAATCTTCTGATCTATGGCGTGGGCGGCATCGTGGTTCCGTTTATTGGAATCAAGTTGATTGACATGATCATCACCCGCATCGGCATGGCGTAA
- the kdpF gene encoding K(+)-transporting ATPase subunit F, producing MNLETIVMLVVSGSLMAYLLYALLYPEKF from the coding sequence ATGAATCTGGAAACGATTGTGATGTTGGTGGTGAGCGGCTCACTGATGGCGTATCTGCTGTACGCCTTGCTGTATCCGGAGAAGTTCTAG
- the kdpA gene encoding potassium-transporting ATPase subunit KdpA, with protein sequence MTVNGWLQIFVFLGLILAATKPMGWYMARVFEREKTFLDPVLRPVERLLYRITLVDENYEMRWTEYAVSMLLFSGVSMLALYLIQRAQALLPWNPQKLAGVGSDLAFNTAASFTTNTNWQNYGGEATMSYLTQMAGLAYHNFTSAAVGIALAIAFIRGIARREKDTIGNFWVDITRCTLWVLLPLCLLFAMVLVSQGVVQNMRPYDTAKLIEPQQVQKAAADGKPVTATITDQVIAQGPVASQEAIKMLGTNGGGFFNANSAHPFENPTPLSNFLQILSIFLIPAGLTYTLGRMTGSQRHGWAVWAAMAVLFIAGVTTAYWAEARGNPLLHGVDQRASLTQPGGNMEGKEVRFGIAGSALFATVTTDASCGAINSWHDSFTPLGGIVPLVNIMLSETVFGGVGAGLYGILIYVVLSVFIAGLMVGRTPEYLGKKIEAYDVKMAMLVTLVFPLIILALTAISSVRGFGTTSISNPGPHGLSQILYAFTSMAGNNGSAFGGLNGNTPWYNIAGAFTMLIGRFFMILPMLAIAGNLAKKRYIAPSLGTFPVTTPLFSALLAGVIVIVGALTFFPALSLGPILEHLLMQAGKTF encoded by the coding sequence ATGACTGTCAATGGCTGGTTACAGATTTTCGTTTTCCTGGGATTGATCCTGGCGGCTACAAAGCCCATGGGCTGGTACATGGCGCGCGTGTTCGAGAGGGAGAAGACGTTCCTCGATCCCGTGTTGCGTCCAGTGGAGCGATTGCTCTACCGCATCACGCTGGTGGATGAAAATTACGAAATGCGGTGGACCGAATACGCGGTGTCCATGCTGCTGTTCAGCGGCGTATCCATGCTGGCGCTGTATCTGATCCAGAGGGCGCAGGCTCTGTTGCCATGGAATCCACAGAAGCTCGCGGGCGTGGGATCGGATTTGGCCTTCAACACGGCCGCTTCGTTCACTACCAATACCAACTGGCAGAACTACGGCGGCGAAGCCACCATGAGCTATCTCACGCAGATGGCGGGCCTCGCGTATCACAACTTCACCTCGGCTGCCGTCGGGATCGCGCTCGCGATTGCGTTCATCCGCGGGATCGCACGACGTGAGAAGGATACGATCGGCAATTTCTGGGTCGACATCACTCGTTGCACGCTGTGGGTTTTACTGCCTCTTTGCCTGCTGTTCGCGATGGTTCTGGTCTCACAGGGAGTGGTACAGAACATGCGGCCGTACGACACGGCCAAGCTGATTGAGCCACAGCAAGTGCAAAAAGCGGCTGCCGATGGCAAACCCGTGACTGCCACGATCACCGATCAGGTGATTGCGCAGGGCCCGGTCGCATCCCAGGAAGCGATCAAGATGCTGGGCACGAACGGCGGAGGATTCTTCAACGCCAATAGCGCGCATCCATTCGAGAATCCGACGCCACTCAGTAATTTTCTGCAGATCCTATCCATCTTCCTGATTCCCGCGGGCCTTACCTACACGTTGGGACGAATGACCGGATCACAACGTCATGGATGGGCGGTGTGGGCCGCGATGGCGGTGCTCTTTATCGCAGGGGTGACGACCGCATATTGGGCCGAGGCGCGAGGCAATCCCCTGTTGCATGGAGTCGATCAGCGCGCCAGCCTGACGCAACCCGGCGGCAACATGGAAGGGAAGGAAGTACGCTTCGGTATTGCTGGTTCGGCGTTGTTCGCGACGGTGACAACTGACGCAAGTTGCGGCGCCATCAATAGCTGGCATGACTCCTTCACTCCGCTGGGCGGAATAGTGCCGTTGGTCAACATCATGCTGAGCGAAACAGTCTTCGGCGGCGTCGGAGCCGGACTCTACGGAATTCTCATCTACGTCGTGCTGTCCGTATTCATTGCCGGCCTTATGGTCGGGCGGACGCCGGAGTATCTGGGAAAGAAGATCGAAGCTTACGACGTGAAGATGGCAATGCTCGTAACGCTGGTCTTCCCACTCATCATTCTTGCGCTCACCGCGATCTCCTCGGTGCGCGGGTTCGGAACTACCAGCATCAGTAATCCGGGGCCGCACGGTCTCAGCCAGATTCTATACGCCTTCACTTCGATGGCTGGTAACAATGGATCGGCGTTTGGCGGGCTGAACGGAAACACGCCCTGGTACAACATCGCCGGCGCGTTCACCATGCTGATTGGGCGCTTCTTCATGATTCTCCCCATGCTGGCGATTGCAGGCAATCTGGCAAAGAAGAGATATATCGCTCCTTCGCTGGGAACGTTCCCGGTAACGACGCCGCTCTTCAGCGCGCTTTTGGCTGGCGTCATTGTGATCGTGGGTGCACTGACATTCTTCCCTGCGCTGAGCCTGGGACCCATCCTTGAACATTTGCTGATGCAGGCGGGAAAGACTTTCTGA
- the kdpC gene encoding potassium-transporting ATPase subunit KdpC, whose protein sequence is MKKNVLISVLMTVVTTVLLGLIYPLAVTGLAQVLFPDKANGQLIRRNQVLVGSRLIGQPFTGTGYFHSRPSAAGDNGYDATASAGSNLGPTNQKLMDRVSADVARLQAENPNAAIPADLVTTSASGLDPEISPAAAEFQVPRVARERRLPEAALRQLITRHTRNRDLGLLGEPGINVLELNMELDAGR, encoded by the coding sequence ATGAAGAAGAATGTGCTCATTTCCGTACTCATGACTGTGGTCACGACCGTGCTGCTGGGATTGATCTATCCCCTGGCGGTCACGGGCCTCGCGCAAGTCCTGTTCCCGGACAAAGCAAACGGGCAGCTGATCCGCAGGAATCAGGTGTTGGTCGGATCGCGGTTGATTGGGCAGCCTTTCACCGGCACCGGATATTTCCATTCCCGGCCTTCCGCAGCCGGCGACAACGGGTATGACGCGACTGCCTCCGCCGGTTCGAATCTCGGTCCGACCAATCAAAAGTTGATGGATCGCGTGAGTGCCGACGTGGCTCGGCTGCAAGCGGAAAATCCAAACGCCGCGATTCCAGCGGACTTGGTTACCACCTCGGCATCAGGACTGGACCCGGAAATTTCTCCAGCTGCCGCCGAGTTTCAGGTTCCCCGCGTTGCGCGGGAACGCCGCCTTCCGGAAGCTGCATTGCGGCAACTCATTACCCGCCACACTCGTAACCGCGATTTAGGTTTGCTGGGAGAACCGGGAATAAATGTCCTCGAATTGAATATGGAGCTTGACGCGGGCAGGTGA
- a CDS encoding CocE/NonD family hydrolase, with product MDRRNATLLATIVTLLLTARVLVAADSLPVTIERNVTAKMRDGVLLRADIYRPKAEGKFPVLLQRTPYDKRGDGDFGARAAAFGYVVIIQDTRGRYNSDGDFYTFKYESNDGYDTVEWAAALPYSDGRVGMFGGSYVGATQMLAAIAHPPHLAGICPEVTPSNYHDGWVYQGGAFVQWFSQSWTAGLAQDTFNRTVQKNTNALMGMWKLPLTSFPLFNIGDSVSVPASSATLAPYYLDWLAHPNYDEYWKQLSIEEHYADIKVPSLTIAAWYDLFLGGSLRNYLGVKARGGSEEARKGQHLLITIGGHAGDGRKIGEIDFGPAAAEYDTEKITLGWYNYLFKGEQNEFAGKPVKIFVMGSNRWRQEDEWPLSRARNTRYYLHAAKGSNSLRGDGSLSEALPKAEGADHYIYDPANPAPTIGGPLCCDGQHLSAGPRDQRPVEGRDDVLIYTTPAFTQDTEITGPISVELFAQSSAVDTDFTAKLIDVLPDGYAQNLTEGIIRARYRSSQEKPELINPGQIYKFNIDLWSTSNVFLKGHKLRLEISSSNFPRFDRNLNTGEDMASGQHSMTATNTIYHDAQHPSALILPVVP from the coding sequence ATGGATCGTAGAAACGCCACTTTGCTCGCCACAATTGTCACGCTGCTGTTAACTGCCCGTGTCCTTGTGGCCGCAGATTCTCTTCCCGTCACCATCGAGCGCAATGTGACGGCCAAGATGCGCGATGGAGTCCTGTTGCGCGCCGATATCTATCGACCCAAGGCGGAGGGCAAGTTCCCTGTCCTGCTGCAACGTACTCCTTATGACAAGCGCGGTGACGGCGACTTTGGCGCGCGGGCGGCGGCGTTCGGTTATGTCGTCATCATCCAGGACACGCGCGGACGCTACAACTCCGACGGCGACTTCTACACTTTCAAGTATGAGTCGAATGACGGCTACGACACAGTAGAGTGGGCAGCAGCATTGCCTTACTCCGACGGCCGGGTTGGCATGTTCGGCGGCTCTTACGTTGGAGCCACGCAAATGTTGGCGGCCATCGCGCATCCGCCTCACCTGGCTGGTATTTGTCCGGAGGTGACACCCAGCAACTATCACGACGGATGGGTCTACCAAGGTGGCGCTTTCGTTCAGTGGTTCAGCCAGTCATGGACTGCTGGGCTTGCGCAGGATACTTTCAATCGCACGGTCCAAAAGAATACGAATGCTTTGATGGGGATGTGGAAGCTGCCCCTCACCAGCTTTCCACTGTTCAACATTGGCGACTCTGTGAGCGTGCCTGCTTCCTCAGCAACCCTGGCTCCTTACTATCTGGATTGGCTCGCTCACCCGAACTATGACGAATACTGGAAACAGTTGTCGATCGAAGAGCACTACGCGGATATCAAAGTCCCCTCGTTGACCATTGCTGCCTGGTACGACCTTTTCCTGGGAGGCTCGCTCCGTAATTATCTCGGCGTCAAGGCGCGGGGTGGAAGTGAGGAGGCGCGCAAAGGACAACACCTTCTCATCACCATCGGCGGTCATGCCGGCGACGGTCGAAAAATTGGGGAAATCGACTTTGGACCTGCTGCGGCTGAATATGACACCGAAAAAATCACATTAGGTTGGTACAACTATTTATTTAAAGGCGAACAAAATGAGTTTGCCGGGAAGCCGGTAAAGATATTTGTGATGGGCTCCAACCGCTGGCGGCAGGAGGACGAGTGGCCGCTGAGCCGAGCGCGAAATACAAGGTACTACCTCCACGCCGCAAAGGGTTCGAACTCATTGCGCGGGGATGGCAGCCTGTCGGAAGCCCTCCCGAAGGCGGAAGGGGCGGATCATTATATTTACGACCCGGCGAATCCAGCGCCCACGATTGGAGGACCACTGTGTTGCGACGGACAACATCTGTCAGCCGGTCCGCGCGATCAGCGACCGGTGGAAGGTCGCGATGATGTATTGATTTACACCACTCCCGCATTCACGCAAGATACGGAGATAACGGGACCGATCAGCGTGGAGTTGTTCGCGCAGTCTTCGGCTGTCGATACGGATTTCACTGCCAAGCTGATCGACGTTCTCCCCGACGGCTATGCGCAGAATCTGACCGAGGGAATCATACGTGCGCGCTATCGCAGCTCGCAGGAAAAGCCGGAATTGATCAATCCCGGTCAGATCTACAAGTTCAACATCGACTTGTGGTCAACCAGCAATGTTTTTCTGAAGGGGCACAAGCTGCGACTGGAAATATCCAGCAGCAACTTTCCGCGATTCGATCGCAACTTGAATACTGGCGAGGATATGGCGAGCGGCCAGCACTCTATGACGGCAACGAATACGATCTATCACGACGCGCAACATCCTTCTGCGCTGATATTGCCGGTTGTGCCCTAG